In Zingiber officinale cultivar Zhangliang chromosome 6A, Zo_v1.1, whole genome shotgun sequence, a single genomic region encodes these proteins:
- the LOC121994256 gene encoding trifunctional UDP-glucose 4,6-dehydratase/UDP-4-keto-6-deoxy-D-glucose 3,5-epimerase/UDP-4-keto-L-rhamnose-reductase RHM1-like, whose protein sequence is MTTYKPKNILITGAAGFIASHVANRLVRSYPDYKIVVLDKLDYCSNLKNLNPSYSSTNFKFVKGDIASADLVNYLLITESIDTIMHFAAQTHVDNSFGNSFEFTKNNIYGTHVLLEACKVTGQVRRFIHVSTDEVYGETDEDAIVGNHEASQLLPTNPYSATKAGAEMLVMAYGRSYGLPVITTRGNNVYGPNQFPEKLIPKFLLLAMRGEPLPIHGDGSNVRSYLYCEDVAEAFEVVLHKGEVEHVYNIGTKRERRVLDVAEDICKIFSLDPDKVIKFVENRPFNDQRYFLDDQKLKNIGWSERTPWEEGLKKTMEWYMSNPEWWGDVSGALLPHPRMSMMPIDMSEDTKAKFFQSVDTTAAGTLNKMVHTPHLKFLIYGKTGWIGGLLGRICQKQGIAYEHGRGRLEDRTQLILDIQKVKPSHVFNAAGVTGRPNVDWCESHKQETIRTNVAGTLTLADVCREHGLLLMNYATGCIFEYDVEHPQGSGIGFKEEDKPNFIGSFYSKTKAMVEELLKEYDNVCTLRVRMPISSDLSNPRNFITKIARYDKVVNIPNSMTILDELLPMSIEMAKRNCRGIWNFTNPGVVSHNEILEMYKSYIDPGFKWDNFTLEEQSKVIIAPRSNNELDATKLKGEFPELLSIKESLIKYVFEPNKKN, encoded by the exons ATGACAACATACAAGCCCAAGAACATCCTGATCACAGGGGCAGCAGGTTTCATCGCAAGCCATGTGGCTAACCGTCTCGTCCGTAGCTACCCTGACTACAAGATTGTTGTCCTCGACAAGCTTGATTATTGTTCTAACTTGAAGAACCTCAATCCCTCGTACTCCTCTACCAACTTCAAGTTCGTCAAGGGAGACATTGCTAGTGCCGACCTCGTCAACTACCTTCTGATCACAGAATCGATCGACACCATCATGCATTTTGCGGCCCAAACGCACGTCGACAACTCTTTCGGTAACTCCTTCGAGTTTACCAAGAACAACATTTACGGCACGCATGTCCTCCTCGAGGCTTGCAAGGTTACTGGTCAGGTTAGAAGGTTCATCCACGTTAGCACCGACGAGGTCTATGGCGAGACCGATGAGGATGCTATCGTAGGAAACCATGAGGCATCCCAGCTATTACCGACCAATCCGTACTCTGCGACCAAAGCAGGGGCTGAGATGCTCGTTATGGCCTACGGAAGGTCATATGGCTTGCCGGTGATCACTACTCGCGGAAACAATGTGTACGGACCGAATCAGTTCCCCGAGAAACTGATTCCTAAATTTCTTCTCTTGGCCATGAGAGGAGAGCCACTTCCAATTCACGGCGATGGTTCCAACGTCAGGAGCTATCTCTACTGCGAGGATGTCGCAGAGGCCTTCGAGGTTGTTCTGCACAAAGGAGAAGTTGAGCACGTTTACAATATCGGAACCAAGAGAGAGAGGAGAGTACTCGACGTCGCCGAGGATATCTGCAAGATTTTCTCCCTAGACCCTGATAAGGTAATCAAATTTGTGGAGAACAGGCCTTTCAATGACCAAAGGTACTTTTTGGATGATCAGAAGCTGAAGAACATTGGGTGGTCAGAAAGGACCCCATGGGAGGAGGGACTTAAGAAGACAATGGAGTGGTACATGAGCAATCCAGAGTGGTGGGGAGATGTTTCAGGAGCATTGTTGCCCCATCCTAGAATGTCGATGATGCCTATCGACATGTCTGAAGACACCAAGGCCAAGTTCTTCCAATCAGTAGACACTACTGCTGCTGGTACTCTGAACAAGATGGTTCATACTCCACATTTgaaatttttgatatatggtaaaACTGGGTGGATCGGTGGCCTTCTTGGCAGGATATGCCAGAAGCAGGGCATAGCATATGAGCATGGAAGGGGGCGATTGGAAGATCGCACACAGCTCATCTTGGATATCCAGAAAGTGAAGCCATCCCATGTGTTTAATGCTGCCGGAGTCACTGGCAGGCCAAACGTCGATTGGTGCGAATCTCATAAGCAGGAGACGATCCGAACAAACGTCGCAGGGACTTTGACACTGGCAGATGTTTGTAGGGAGCATGGTCTGTTGTTGATGAACTATGCTACTGGTTGTATATTTGAATATGACGTCGAACACCCTCAAGGATCAGGCATTGGGTTCAAGGAAGAAGATAAGCCAAATTTCATTGGTTCTTTTTATTCAAAGACTAAAGCAATG GTTGAAGAACTTCTGAAAGAGTATGACAATGTCTGCACCCTAAGAGTTAGAATGCCAATTTCATCTGATCTTAGCAATCCACGCAACTTCATTACTAAAATCGCTCGGTACGACAAAGTCGTGAACATTCCTAATAGCATGACGATCCTAGATGAACTCCTGCCCATGTCCATTGAGATGGCAAAGAGAAATTGCAGAGGCATATGGAACTTCACAAACCCAGGCGTAGTGAGCCACAATGAAATCCTTGAAATGTACAAGAGCTACATTGACCCCGGCTTTAAGTGGGACAATTTCACATTGGAGGAACAGTCCAAAGTCATCATTGCACCTCGAAGCAACAATGAGTTGGATGCTACGAAGTTGAAGGGTGAGTTCCCGGAGTTGTTGTCCATTAAAGAATCTCTTATCAAGTATGTCTTTGAGCCAAACAAGAAGAACTAG
- the LOC121995102 gene encoding uncharacterized protein LOC121995102 produces the protein MGQIKLAISLERPALHEFRDVVSTFHQKIKFPVGEQVEEVRGEQRVSRRCYIDMVRVEARKNQRMQYGGIHTVQEEPLAMAEEPIPWEEVQLYVDRPESLTRLASDLPPLLKEELVQCLIHNRDVFAWSTEELPGVRPERRFLLVAVDYFSKWVEVEALAKITEDVVIQFLWKNILCRFGIPHKLVSDNGRQFQGKKIQAWCKGFGITQAFSSMVYPQSNGQTKVVNREIVRGLKVKLDHVGGNWVEELSSILWAYRTTPRESTGLTPFHLVYANEVVVPIEIGVPSVRRTLYDEGNAERRLTELDLISETRDRTAARLEAYRERMR, from the exons ATGGGTCAGATTAAACTGGCCATATCCCTGGAAAGGCCCGCCCTGCACGAATTTAGGGACGTTGTTTCTACCTTtcatcaaaaaatcaaattccccGTGGGCGAGCAGGTCGAGGAAGTCAGGGGAGAGCAGAGGGTCTCTCGCCGATGTTACATTGATATGGTGCGGGTGGAGGCCAGGAAGAATCAAAGGATGCAATATGGGGGCATCCATACTGTTCAAGAAGAGCCTTTGGCTATGGCTGAAGAACccatcccttgggaggaggtGCAATTATATGTTGACCGCCCTGAAAGTTTAACTCGCTTGGCGAGTGATCTGCCCCCTCTTCTCAAGGAAGAATTAGTTCAATGCTTGATCCATAACcgggatgtcttcgcctggtctacAGAGGAGTTACCTGGGGTCAGGCCTGAG AGACgtttcttattggtggcggtggattatttctctaagtgggtggaagtagAGGCCCTGGCCAAGATCACAGAAGATGTCGTCATCCAATTTCTATGGAAGAACATTCTTTGCAGGTTCGGTATTCCGCACAAACTGGTGTCAGACAacggaaggcaatttcaagggaaAAAAATCCAGGCCTGGTGCAAAGGGTTTGGTATAACGCAGGCCTTCAGTTCAATGGTATACCCACAAAGCAATGGCCAGACCAAGGTGGTTAATCGAGAAATAGTACGAGGCCTGAAGGTTAAGTTGGATCATGTGGGAGGtaattgggtggaagagctgtCGAGCATCCTATGGGCCTATCGTACAACACCCCGAGAAAGTACCGGTCTGACACCATTCCATCTGGTTTATGCCAACGAAGTGGTAGTACCCATAGAAATTGGAGTGCCATCAGTCAGGAGGACATTATACGATGAAGGAAACGCAGAGCGACGGTTGACTGAACTGGATCTCATTAGTGAAACCCGTGATAGGACGGCAGCTCGGCTGGAGGCCTATCGAGAAAGAATGAGGTAG